In Bradyrhizobium guangxiense, the following are encoded in one genomic region:
- the rpmA gene encoding 50S ribosomal protein L27 has protein sequence MAHKKAGGSSRNGRDSKGKRLGIKAFGGEIVTPGNIIARQRGTTWHPGLNVGMGTDHTLFAKIEGRVAFQAKANGRTFVSVLPIAEAAE, from the coding sequence ATGGCTCACAAAAAAGCAGGCGGTTCATCGCGTAACGGACGCGATTCCAAGGGCAAGCGCCTCGGTATCAAGGCGTTCGGCGGGGAGATCGTCACTCCCGGCAACATCATTGCGCGTCAGCGCGGCACCACCTGGCACCCCGGCCTTAATGTCGGCATGGGCACGGACCATACTCTGTTCGCCAAGATCGAGGGTCGTGTTGCGTTCCAGGCCAAAGCCAACGGCCGCACCTTCGTATCGGTACTCCCGATCGCAGAGGCTGCTGAATAG
- the rplU gene encoding 50S ribosomal protein L21 — MFAVIKTGGKQYRVVPDDVLEVGKIEGEVGSIVQLNEVLVLGGDTPVLGVPTVAGASVAVEVLDHKRGPKVIAFKKRRRKNSRRKRGYRDEITVLRISEILADGAKPTKGPRPKKEKVAKEAAE, encoded by the coding sequence ATGTTCGCAGTCATCAAAACCGGCGGCAAGCAATACCGCGTCGTCCCGGATGATGTTCTCGAAGTTGGCAAGATCGAAGGCGAAGTCGGCTCGATCGTGCAGTTGAATGAAGTGCTGGTGCTCGGCGGCGACACGCCGGTGCTGGGTGTTCCGACGGTCGCAGGTGCGTCCGTTGCGGTCGAGGTGCTCGACCACAAGCGCGGCCCCAAGGTCATCGCGTTCAAGAAGCGCCGCCGCAAGAATTCGCGCCGCAAGCGCGGCTATCGCGACGAGATCACGGTTCTCCGCATTTCCGAGATCCTGGCTGACGGCGCCAAGCCCACCAAGGGCCCGCGTCCGAAGAAGGAGAAGGTCGCGAAAGAGGCCGCCGAGTAA
- a CDS encoding ROK family protein codes for MATDELVKTTTGIAHHGAERLPSVDIDSFNIEMKDEDGFLGDRASKGAFRDILDRWRKPLRKTGEDPFGKEPSESISKKTLDAILVGDDTEASAVVHSAIEDFAQELAYVTRRFLKTKAWAKTERIVVGGGFRDSRLGELAIARTEIILKSEDFKIDMMPIRHHPDEAGLIGALHLAPSWIFEAHDSILAVDIGGTNIRCGLVETSWKKANDLSKAKVVKSELWRHADDEPTREAAVKRLTKMLKGLITEAEEEGFRLAPFIGIACPGVINADGSIEKGAQNLPGNWESSKFNLPASLIEGIPVMGEHDTAIVMHNDGVVQGLSEVPFMQDVERWGVLTIGTGLGNARFTNRRKENGKDRDSTENGKKKSKSDKE; via the coding sequence ATGGCAACCGACGAACTGGTTAAGACGACAACGGGCATCGCCCATCACGGCGCCGAGCGGCTGCCATCGGTGGACATCGACAGTTTCAACATCGAGATGAAGGACGAGGACGGCTTCCTCGGCGACCGCGCCAGCAAGGGCGCGTTCCGTGACATCCTGGACCGCTGGCGCAAGCCGCTGCGCAAGACCGGCGAGGACCCGTTCGGCAAGGAGCCGTCGGAGAGCATCAGCAAGAAGACGCTGGACGCGATCCTTGTCGGCGACGACACCGAGGCTTCCGCGGTCGTGCACAGCGCCATCGAGGACTTCGCGCAGGAGCTCGCCTACGTCACGCGGCGCTTCCTCAAGACCAAGGCCTGGGCCAAGACCGAGCGTATCGTGGTCGGCGGCGGCTTCCGCGATTCCCGGCTCGGCGAGCTCGCGATCGCGCGCACCGAGATCATCCTGAAATCCGAGGATTTCAAGATCGACATGATGCCGATCCGCCATCACCCCGATGAAGCCGGCCTGATCGGCGCGCTGCATCTGGCGCCGTCGTGGATCTTCGAGGCCCATGACAGCATCCTCGCCGTCGACATCGGCGGCACCAACATCCGCTGCGGCCTCGTGGAAACCAGCTGGAAGAAGGCCAACGACCTGTCGAAGGCCAAGGTGGTGAAATCCGAGCTGTGGCGTCATGCCGACGACGAGCCGACGCGCGAGGCCGCGGTGAAGCGGCTCACCAAGATGCTGAAGGGCCTGATCACCGAGGCCGAGGAGGAGGGCTTCAGGCTCGCGCCGTTCATCGGCATCGCCTGTCCCGGCGTGATCAACGCGGACGGCTCGATCGAGAAGGGCGCGCAAAATCTGCCGGGCAATTGGGAGAGCAGCAAGTTCAACCTGCCGGCGAGCCTGATCGAGGGCATCCCGGTCATGGGCGAGCACGACACCGCGATCGTGATGCACAATGACGGCGTGGTGCAGGGCCTCTCCGAGGTGCCGTTCATGCAGGATGTCGAGCGCTGGGGCGTGCTCACCATCGGCACCGGGCTCGGCAATGCGCGCTTCACCAATCGCCGCAAGGAGAACGGCAAGGACCGGGATTCCACGGAGAATGGGAAGAAAAAGAGCAAATCGGACAAGGAGTAA
- a CDS encoding alpha/beta fold hydrolase has protein sequence MEHLTIKANGADFHLVRAGAGKPLLLLHGWPEFWLTWEPVMARLSDRFTLVAPDLRGFGDSAKPDGPYGPDGHAADMLALMDELGIDRFGVVGHDVGGAVVQPLARQAPSRLAGLFLFDFVYPGIGPRMAAPDRLNHIWYQSFHQMEMAPALIGASRESCRLYISHFLKGWAHRKDAFDDVLEAFADNFFKPGNLAGGFAHYRASHAGRIAMMKGEASKLPPIELPTCVRWAEHDPLFPYAWTDRLSETFSALDLDMFPGVGHFPHREEPDRAAAEIARFFQRIGWS, from the coding sequence ATGGAGCATCTGACGATCAAGGCCAATGGCGCCGATTTCCACCTGGTCCGCGCTGGAGCCGGAAAACCGCTGCTTTTGCTGCATGGTTGGCCGGAATTCTGGCTGACCTGGGAGCCGGTGATGGCCCGGCTTTCCGACCGCTTCACGCTTGTGGCGCCTGACCTGCGCGGGTTCGGCGACAGCGCCAAGCCTGACGGGCCTTATGGGCCGGACGGCCACGCTGCCGACATGCTGGCGCTGATGGATGAGCTCGGCATCGACCGATTCGGCGTGGTCGGCCACGATGTGGGCGGCGCCGTGGTGCAGCCGCTGGCCCGGCAGGCGCCTTCGCGGCTCGCCGGGCTGTTCTTGTTCGATTTCGTCTATCCCGGGATCGGGCCGCGCATGGCGGCGCCCGATCGGCTCAACCACATCTGGTACCAGTCCTTCCACCAGATGGAGATGGCACCGGCGCTGATCGGTGCGAGCCGCGAGAGCTGCCGGCTCTATATCAGCCATTTCCTGAAGGGCTGGGCGCATCGGAAGGACGCCTTCGACGACGTCCTCGAAGCCTTCGCCGACAATTTCTTCAAGCCAGGAAACCTCGCCGGCGGCTTTGCGCATTACCGCGCCTCGCATGCCGGCCGGATCGCGATGATGAAGGGCGAAGCGTCCAAGCTGCCGCCGATCGAGCTGCCGACCTGCGTGCGCTGGGCGGAGCACGATCCGCTGTTTCCCTATGCCTGGACCGATCGGCTTTCGGAGACGTTCAGCGCGCTCGACCTCGACATGTTTCCCGGCGTCGGCCACTTCCCGCATCGGGAAGAGCCGGATCGCGCGGCCGCGGAGATCGCGCGGTTCTTTCAACGTATCGGGTGGAGCTGA
- a CDS encoding LysR family transcriptional regulator, with protein sequence MNLTLRQLRAFTAVYRTRSITRAARELGITQSAASLLIQQLESQLGVKLFDRSTRSVQPTLAAEEALDAAERMLGDAHGLSRRMRDLAQARAGRVAFLASAGAASALLPRVLARFRAGHPDIEIDMRDVAADDLVPRLSATDAEFAIGSVEGEFADMTVETLTSGRLSAIGRRTPDFATRRSLTWDELAQLPTIAMRRESRIRMQIDQALSVQGKRLDPTYEVTLINTALAMTAQGLGLAILPATMLPADQFPTLIARPLVRPALTRPVSLLQRQGRTLSPAAQAFVATARAVLAGRTAPASG encoded by the coding sequence ATGAATCTCACGTTGCGCCAATTGCGGGCCTTCACGGCTGTGTACCGGACGCGCAGCATCACGCGGGCCGCCCGCGAGCTCGGGATCACGCAATCGGCGGCGAGCCTGTTGATCCAGCAGCTCGAGAGCCAACTCGGCGTCAAACTGTTCGACCGCTCGACCCGCTCGGTGCAGCCAACGCTGGCCGCCGAGGAGGCGCTCGACGCCGCCGAACGCATGCTGGGCGATGCGCACGGCTTGTCGCGCCGCATGCGCGACCTCGCACAGGCCCGCGCCGGCCGCGTCGCATTTCTCGCCTCGGCCGGCGCCGCGTCGGCGCTGCTGCCGCGGGTGCTGGCAAGATTCCGCGCCGGCCATCCCGACATCGAGATCGACATGCGCGATGTTGCCGCCGACGATCTTGTGCCGCGCCTGAGCGCGACCGATGCGGAGTTTGCGATCGGCAGCGTCGAGGGCGAATTCGCCGACATGACGGTCGAGACACTGACGAGCGGGCGCCTCAGCGCCATCGGCCGCCGCACCCCGGACTTCGCCACGCGCCGTTCCCTGACATGGGACGAGCTGGCGCAGCTGCCGACCATCGCGATGCGCCGCGAGAGCCGGATCCGCATGCAGATCGATCAGGCGCTGAGCGTGCAAGGCAAGCGCCTCGACCCGACCTATGAAGTAACCCTGATCAACACCGCGCTCGCCATGACCGCACAAGGCCTCGGCCTCGCCATCCTCCCCGCGACGATGCTGCCGGCCGACCAGTTCCCGACGCTGATCGCAAGACCCCTGGTCCGCCCGGCCCTCACCCGTCCGGTGTCGCTGCTGCAGCGTCAGGGGCGAACGCTGTCGCCGGCGGCGCAGGCGTTCGTGGCGACGGCACGGGCGGTGCTGGCGGGCCGAACGGCACCGGCATCAGGCTGA
- a CDS encoding FAD-dependent oxidoreductase, producing the protein MKTQVLVVGAGPVGLTAAMDLASRGIDVVVAEIRHAGDPPSVKCNHVSARSMEIFRRLGVAAKLRDAGLPADFPNDCSYRTTATGIELCRIEIPSRARRYSATGGPDTWWPTPEPPHRINQIYLEPILFSHAAAQPRIKILARTEITDIEQDGDHVVALARDLDSGDSLRIEASFVIGCDGSRSLVRKSIGASLSGTPVIQRVQSTFIEAPQLKELMGAHEPAWMVLSLNPRRSGTTVAIDGHDRWLIHNHLKPDEPEFDSVDRDWAIRAILGVDERFEYRVLSKEDWVGRRLVADRFRDRRVFICGDAAHLWMPYAGYGMNAGIADAVDLCWQLAAHLNGWAPAAILDAYEAERQPITEQVSRFAMEHAMKMMAQRGGVSAEIEDDTPRGHAARAALARAAYDLNVQQYCCAGLNFGYYYDASPIIAYDGETPPPYAMGSFTPSTVPGARAPHLFLRDGRSLYDAFGAGYTLLRFDPAIDVTRLQSAARERSVPLALIDIAPEEANGAYAEKLVLVRPDQHIAWRGPIAPRDPLSLLARITGAAA; encoded by the coding sequence ATGAAGACACAGGTACTGGTGGTGGGCGCCGGGCCCGTCGGGTTGACTGCGGCGATGGATCTGGCCTCGCGTGGGATCGACGTCGTCGTCGCGGAGATCCGTCACGCCGGCGATCCGCCCAGCGTCAAATGCAATCACGTGTCGGCGCGCTCGATGGAGATTTTTCGGCGGCTCGGCGTTGCCGCCAAGCTGCGCGATGCGGGGCTGCCTGCGGACTTTCCCAACGATTGCTCCTACCGGACCACGGCGACCGGCATCGAGCTCTGCCGTATCGAGATTCCCTCCCGCGCGCGTCGCTACAGCGCGACCGGCGGCCCCGACACCTGGTGGCCAACGCCTGAGCCGCCGCACCGGATCAATCAGATCTATCTCGAGCCGATCCTGTTCAGCCATGCCGCAGCGCAGCCGCGGATCAAGATCCTGGCACGCACGGAAATCACCGACATCGAACAGGACGGCGACCATGTCGTCGCACTCGCGCGCGATCTCGATAGCGGCGATTCGCTTCGCATCGAAGCGTCGTTCGTGATCGGCTGCGACGGCAGCCGCTCCCTTGTTCGCAAATCGATCGGCGCCAGCCTGTCCGGCACGCCGGTGATCCAGCGCGTGCAGTCGACCTTCATCGAGGCCCCGCAACTGAAGGAGTTGATGGGCGCACACGAGCCGGCCTGGATGGTGCTCTCGCTCAATCCGCGCCGCTCCGGCACTACGGTTGCGATCGACGGTCACGACCGCTGGCTGATCCACAATCACCTGAAGCCCGACGAGCCCGAATTCGACTCGGTCGATCGCGACTGGGCCATCCGCGCCATTCTTGGCGTCGACGAGCGCTTCGAATACCGGGTGCTCAGCAAGGAGGATTGGGTCGGGCGTCGCCTCGTGGCCGATCGCTTCCGCGACCGCAGGGTGTTCATCTGCGGCGACGCCGCGCATCTGTGGATGCCCTATGCCGGCTACGGCATGAATGCGGGCATTGCGGACGCCGTCGATCTCTGCTGGCAATTGGCGGCGCATCTGAACGGCTGGGCGCCGGCTGCGATCCTCGATGCTTATGAGGCGGAGCGTCAGCCCATCACCGAGCAGGTGTCGCGCTTTGCGATGGAGCACGCGATGAAGATGATGGCGCAGCGCGGCGGCGTCTCGGCGGAGATCGAGGACGACACGCCGCGCGGTCACGCCGCGCGCGCGGCGCTGGCGAGAGCGGCCTATGACCTCAACGTGCAGCAATATTGCTGCGCCGGATTGAACTTCGGCTACTACTACGATGCCTCGCCGATCATTGCCTATGACGGCGAGACACCGCCGCCCTACGCGATGGGCAGCTTCACGCCCTCCACCGTGCCGGGTGCCCGCGCGCCGCATCTGTTCCTGCGCGACGGGCGATCGCTCTACGATGCGTTCGGCGCCGGCTACACATTGTTGCGCTTCGACCCGGCGATCGACGTGACGCGGCTGCAATCCGCTGCGAGGGAGCGCAGCGTGCCGCTGGCGCTGATCGACATCGCGCCGGAGGAGGCGAACGGCGCCTATGCCGAGAAGCTCGTGCTGGTGCGGCCCGATCAGCACATCGCCTGGCGCGGGCCGATCGCGCCCAGAGATCCACTGAGCCTGCTGGCGCGGATCACTGGCGCTGCGGCGTAA
- a CDS encoding Bug family tripartite tricarboxylate transporter substrate binding protein — MVHVARRRILAVLTAATFAVLPLQAGRAGYPEQLIKVIVTFPPGGSADTVIRALEPLVTAELKQSLVIENRAGAGGNIGMAAVAQAKPDGYTLGVAPAGALTVNPHLNAAMPFELKDLAPITLLAEIPFVLVASANIPAHTAAETIALAKAKPGALSIGHGGNSTAMHLTAALFTQRTGIAMELVPYRGTAPATVDVLAGHVPFAVLDIPASRQLILDGKLNAIGVSSARRLPSLPDVPTLAESGIAGFESVGWFGLVAPAGTPADVIGRLNEAFTKALKDPAVAEKIGTFGAEPAPMAPEQFGRFIQSESTKWGKLISEAGIKN, encoded by the coding sequence GTGGTTCACGTTGCAAGGCGCCGCATCCTGGCCGTGCTGACGGCTGCGACCTTCGCCGTATTGCCGCTGCAGGCAGGCCGCGCCGGCTATCCTGAGCAATTGATCAAGGTCATCGTGACCTTCCCGCCCGGCGGCAGCGCCGACACCGTCATCCGCGCGCTCGAGCCTCTCGTCACCGCCGAGCTCAAGCAGAGCCTGGTCATCGAGAACCGCGCCGGTGCCGGCGGCAACATCGGCATGGCCGCGGTCGCGCAGGCCAAGCCCGACGGCTACACGCTCGGTGTTGCGCCGGCGGGCGCGCTCACGGTGAACCCGCACCTCAATGCCGCGATGCCGTTCGAGCTGAAGGATCTCGCGCCCATCACCCTGCTCGCGGAAATTCCCTTTGTGCTGGTCGCATCTGCCAATATCCCGGCACACACCGCCGCGGAGACGATCGCGCTGGCCAAGGCCAAGCCGGGCGCGCTGTCGATCGGGCATGGCGGCAACTCGACGGCGATGCATTTGACGGCTGCGCTGTTCACGCAGAGGACCGGGATCGCCATGGAGCTGGTCCCCTATCGCGGGACCGCGCCGGCGACGGTCGATGTTCTTGCCGGGCATGTCCCCTTCGCGGTGCTGGACATTCCGGCGTCGCGGCAATTGATCCTCGACGGCAAGCTCAACGCGATCGGCGTTTCCTCCGCGCGCCGTCTTCCCTCGTTGCCCGACGTCCCGACGCTGGCCGAGAGCGGTATTGCGGGGTTTGAATCCGTGGGCTGGTTCGGGCTCGTTGCGCCCGCCGGCACGCCCGCGGATGTCATCGGCAGGCTGAACGAAGCCTTCACCAAAGCCTTGAAGGATCCCGCGGTGGCCGAGAAGATCGGGACCTTCGGCGCGGAGCCGGCACCGATGGCGCCCGAGCAGTTCGGCCGCTTCATTCAGAGCGAAAGCACGAAATGGGGCAAGCTCATCAGCGAGGCCGGCATCAAGAACTAG
- a CDS encoding DUF2157 domain-containing protein, with product MFDKSYRDRLEADLARWEADGVIAPAAAAAIRNALPPLPAGINIAMVVGIVGGLLIAAAFLAFVAAHWTEIARLVRFAILLAGMTATCALGAWFATTGRTILADLCASIGAIIFGAGIALVGQMYHLGEDFAGGMLLWSIGAFAAAVLTGSRGALAVGLVAACIWTSMRSYDAPDRLHLPFLVAWLFAAGLAFAWHSRVAAHLVAVAVLPWWIATALRFEFDGAQPSFLLANGAALLFGAGLAIAAAPSPRALRLGSILSIYGAFSLAAVAALEVATVDDIIRIRTSAMSAQPLWAILCGAAGMILALVSATLTKRTGEILAVCAIGLVLLAAPIWPVSTAGEPWLAYAALLCAMLSLVVSGVLDGVRPRIVAGWLGIAGVIAGITWAVKGSLLGRSAFLAAAGIVAVAFATALNRALLRTAR from the coding sequence ATGTTCGACAAGTCCTACCGCGACCGCCTCGAAGCTGATCTTGCGCGATGGGAGGCCGATGGCGTGATTGCGCCGGCGGCCGCCGCTGCGATCCGCAACGCGCTGCCGCCGCTACCAGCCGGCATCAACATCGCAATGGTTGTCGGCATCGTCGGCGGTCTGTTGATCGCGGCCGCGTTCCTTGCCTTCGTGGCGGCGCACTGGACCGAGATCGCGCGGCTGGTGCGGTTTGCGATCCTGCTCGCCGGCATGACCGCGACCTGTGCCCTCGGCGCCTGGTTCGCGACGACGGGCCGCACCATTCTCGCCGATCTTTGCGCCAGCATCGGCGCCATCATCTTCGGCGCCGGCATCGCGTTGGTTGGCCAGATGTATCATCTCGGCGAGGATTTTGCCGGCGGCATGCTGCTGTGGTCGATCGGCGCGTTCGCCGCCGCAGTGCTGACCGGCTCGCGCGGGGCGCTCGCGGTCGGTCTCGTCGCCGCCTGCATCTGGACCAGCATGCGCAGCTACGATGCGCCGGACCGGTTGCATCTTCCGTTCCTGGTGGCCTGGCTGTTCGCCGCCGGCCTCGCCTTCGCCTGGCATTCCCGCGTCGCCGCCCATCTCGTCGCGGTCGCGGTGCTGCCGTGGTGGATCGCCACCGCGCTGCGCTTCGAATTCGACGGAGCGCAACCGTCCTTCCTGCTCGCGAACGGGGCGGCCCTGCTGTTCGGCGCCGGGCTTGCGATCGCGGCGGCGCCATCGCCGCGGGCGCTGCGGCTCGGGTCGATCCTGTCGATCTACGGTGCGTTCTCGCTGGCCGCGGTCGCTGCCCTGGAGGTGGCGACGGTCGACGACATCATTCGCATTCGGACCAGCGCCATGTCCGCCCAGCCGCTCTGGGCGATCCTGTGCGGGGCCGCGGGGATGATCCTCGCCCTCGTCTCCGCGACGCTCACCAAGCGCACGGGTGAAATCCTCGCCGTATGCGCGATCGGGCTGGTGTTGCTCGCCGCGCCGATCTGGCCGGTCTCCACGGCCGGCGAGCCATGGCTCGCTTATGCCGCGCTGCTTTGCGCCATGCTAAGCCTCGTCGTGTCGGGCGTGCTCGATGGGGTGCGTCCGCGCATCGTCGCCGGCTGGCTCGGGATCGCCGGCGTCATCGCCGGCATCACCTGGGCGGTGAAGGGCTCGCTGCTCGGCCGCTCCGCGTTCCTGGCGGCGGCCGGCATCGTCGCGGTTGCCTTTGCAACCGCGCTCAATCGCGCACTGCTTAGGACGGCGCGGTGA
- a CDS encoding GDYXXLXY domain-containing protein encodes MKMIASLSEFRQRIPKAVLFGIALLLQCALLVLMVADRMQILREGVEVTLQTQPVDPRDLLRGDYVVLRYDISQLPAGPLAGKPSGTRKPVVFVKLVPNASGLYGAVSVHAEPVPVTAPEILIRGRVGYSCGSTSPIFCDKLTIKYGLESYFVPEGEGGKLEQARNQQKLRIVAAVLPSGRAAIKRLLLDGEPVYEEPLY; translated from the coding sequence ATGAAGATGATCGCATCCCTCTCCGAATTCCGGCAGCGCATCCCGAAAGCGGTGCTGTTCGGCATCGCCCTGCTGCTGCAATGCGCACTGCTGGTCCTGATGGTTGCCGACCGCATGCAGATCCTGCGCGAAGGCGTCGAGGTGACGCTGCAGACGCAGCCGGTCGATCCGCGCGATCTCCTGCGCGGCGATTATGTCGTGCTCCGCTACGACATCTCGCAGCTGCCGGCGGGGCCGCTCGCCGGCAAGCCGTCCGGGACGCGCAAGCCCGTCGTGTTCGTCAAGCTCGTGCCCAATGCCAGTGGGCTTTACGGCGCCGTCTCGGTGCATGCCGAGCCTGTGCCGGTCACCGCTCCCGAAATCCTGATCCGCGGCCGCGTCGGTTATTCCTGTGGTTCGACCAGCCCCATCTTCTGTGACAAGCTGACGATCAAATACGGCCTCGAAAGCTATTTCGTGCCGGAAGGCGAGGGCGGCAAGCTCGAGCAGGCCCGCAACCAGCAGAAGCTGCGGATCGTCGCCGCTGTGCTGCCCTCAGGCCGCGCCGCCATCAAGCGGCTGCTGCTCGACGGCGAGCCGGTGTACGAGGAGCCACTGTACTAG